The Cryptomeria japonica chromosome 2, Sugi_1.0, whole genome shotgun sequence region CCCTTTTCGACTCTGGCACTGATTCCTCTGTCGCACAGAACAATCTTGCCTTTCAGTAGCTCGGGATCCAGAGTATTCTTCAAGCACAGATTACTACTACTGCTCTTGCCATTGCTCGCATTGGCGGCATAGATCAGAGGGAGCAATTTCCCCCGGGGCAATCTCTTCCCACTGTATAAAGACACACCGCCATAACGAGCCCCGTTGCCTAAGACTACAAAGGCCGGGAAATCTCTGTCGAGAGTACTGGCTCCGACAGTGGTGATCCAAGGAGCAACATTGGCCAAACTGACGGGATCCGGACCTGCATTACCCGCAGAGCAGGAGACAAAAATTCCCTTTTCCATTGCTGCAAAAGCACCCAGTGCAATGCCGTCTCTGTAATACGGAACGACCCCTCCGCCGAGGGACAATGACAGAACATTGACGCCGTCTTCGACGGCTCTTTCCAGACCAGCAAGAATATCCGAGCTGAAACATCCCCCAACCCAACAGACCTTATAAACTGCAACTCTTGCAGAAGGCGCCATTCCTCTTGCAGTGCCTTTCGCATAGCCCAGCAGACTCGCATCCATCACCATCGATCCAGCTGCCGTTGAGGCCGTGTGTGTTCCATGACCATCCTGATCTCTGGGAGATCTGAACTCCTTCACCTCATTTACAGGCCCCTGTGTGGCCTCATATCCTCTACAGAAAAACCTTGCACCGATCAGCTTTTTATTGCAGTGCGAGGCATTGAATGCCGTTCCGGACTCACATTCTCCCTTCCAATGCGAAGGCACGGGCTTCATTCCATGGTCGGCGAAACTCAGACTCTCTGGCCAAACTCCAGTGTCCAGAACTCCGACAACCACATCATCAGCACCCTCGGATTCGACCCACACGCCAGTATTCCCTTCTAGTCCCAAAAACTGTGGACTGTGCGTGGTGTGAAGCTCATACACGCTGTCTGCATGCACGGCCAGAACTCCTTCCATTTTCTCCAAGGCCTCAGCTTGAGCACCTGTGAGCTTCGCTGCAAACCCATGAAGGACTTGATCGTAATTGTAAAGCAGGCTCTGGGACTCACCACCATCGTCAACAGACAAGGATTTGACAAGAGATGAGTACCAGAGCTCATGAGTGTTAAACAGAGACGGCATATGGGACTTGGACATATGGACTATATATGTCCGGGTATCGACTCCATCTTTGAACGACACTGCAATGGCACAAGATGCAACAGTCGCTAAAGAGTAGAGAATCCATACCCATTCCTTCATTTTCTTTGCCTAGATAAGATCAGATCACACCCAGAACTCAACTCATGCAAATCTTACAGCATGTTTACTGTTGTTTTACTGCTTCCACACTGCAGTTTCCAACGACTCTAAAATAGAATTGTACCTAATTGATTACAGAAATGCCCTTAGCAGGGGTATATTTATAATAATAGATTGGTTCTGTGTCTGACCACACTGGTCTGCCTGCGCCCATCTAAAAATACCCGGATTCCCATGCGCACGACTTCCACTACGTCGATTATTGTATAAAATATGTATATTCCATCCATACAGTCCACCATTTGCTGCTTTATTTGGTAAAGAGAGTTGACAGATCTTTTTCTACAAAGCATTTTTTTCAGTGGATCAACGTATACttttttgtttaaatatattttaggCGTGTTTTGTCACTTTTTAAATAGAGTCAAAGTCATGGTTTCTTTAAAACGGCTGTatctatttatatttataatttatttaggaAGAAAATTTATTCTTTTGACTTGGTTAACAAAGtagaataaaaaattaatatttgtaTGATTTGTTTTAAAGTTTGTTTAGGTTAACAATGTTTTATGGTTTTTATATAGAGATTATTAAATTTATTTGGACAAAAAGGTAATTGATTGCTTTTGTGTAGAGAATTTTAATATAATAGATCTTTTCTATTTGATTTGAaggttatttaattatattcaaatTTGGTATTATGTTTTTTAAAATTAATAGATATATTTATAATGATAAATTAGAAGAAATATCTTAAATACGTTTTTCATGTCTCtcactatttttttagatgaatttaatatatctaatattattttatatatattatttatttcatatttcaAGTACATATAGCTATATGAAGAGTACCAAAGTTTTatgcaaataatttatttaaataatttaatatcttattttagtttttaaattagaaaataaattattcCTTGTACATTATTTTTTTGGAATAAGAGATATATTTATAAAAGgtgtaaatatttaaaaaaaagagattATAATGAAGTAAGGTTTTGTAATTTAATGGAAGAAAATATTATTTTGAAGAAAAACACAAATAGACGGCTAAATCAATGTAAATTGATTAAAAAAAgataaaattatttaatctatttaacaaatattttatttcatttacataTTAGAAACAtcgtttttatttttaattaaaaatgattttattttatgacatctattttgaaaaaaatatatatttttcacttTGAAAAATGTAAtaaatcttatatttttttatattcactatcgtggaatctagaggtgtccttgccgaagcaagactaatcccccagtgtgtacaacccactcacaaggtagcaacacacacagagttaacacagccggggactcgaactcaagaccatggggagcatacccacgccttaagttgcgatccacgaccgggtGAGCTAATAGTTTCATTTgtagatataaatatttttttaacttatattattttattttaaaatttatattttttttgaatagtttttctttctcttttagatGTTACTCTTGACAATAGATTACTTCTtaacataattgaaataaattaaaaaatattattcatttaaaatatacaaTATGCAtttgattaaatatatatttattttttactaAATTAGAACAAAATAAATACCTTATATTTTGATATTCATAACATTATAAAAtttacaattaaatttatttttttaagtttaaatttattataaattcTTCTACATTATAAAAACTAAAACtgtataacttaattaattattaaaaattaaaataaatttgacCTCCCTAAaatcattatcattattttttttaattcaatttgaaaaatatagacaaCTCATTATTTTAACAGTCACAATTACAGTCCTCTCTCTCGTCGCAGATCACTTGACTATTAATGCTTCAGACTCTATTTTGGTTGAATCCTctcgagatgaggtgccccttactgctgaTGAAGCATTTGCTAATATTACCAATATCGTGGACTCTTCTGCCCCCTTGGCTCCTACATTTGTTGCTCTGCACCTTTGCTTCGCTCTTCTCTTGGCGATTCTGCTCTTCTTGTTGTTCTACAGCAACATTATGTTGTTGTTCTGCAACAACAATCTGGCAGTGTCTCTGCGGGGTCTTCTCCGCCTAATTGTTTTTTAAATATTCCTAATGACAGTGGTTTTACTGATGGTTTACAGGCAGGATCCTTTCCGCTTGGTCATTCCCTTGATGGCCTCGAGAATAGTATCGCCTGGACTGTTGTTTGTCGCaggcggaaggggaagtcctccTTGCCCCCCCTGGATTGGGTGTCCACACCCCTCCCATAGTTGGGTTTGAGTTGTTGAaggttggacaagttccctttgtgcgACCTTGTTGGTCTTGGGCTTGCTCCCATGTGTTGTTTTTCCTGCCTGAGGGCTTTTCTTTTTTTGATAGTCTTTATctatgttaagggtcagcgccctagttaTCGCTggctttttaatcaaaaacaatcacaattactcaaaccaaatttcaacataaatattttttatttttcttcttattttatttattttgaattatttcaaCATATATATTATTATCTAGTCAATGGACTGTTGATCTCCTAGTGAAATTGAAAGTTTCTTAATGAGCCCACCAGACATCAAGTCTTGTAGGTAAGGCTTCAACATCATACAGGATGGGGCCCATTGATCTCCTAGTGAAGTTGAAAATTTCTTAATGAGCCCACCACACATCAAGTCTTGTTCAGTGCAAGGTAAGACTTCAACATCATAAAAGATGAGACCCATGCCTGAACGGATTGAATACCCCTAGTCCTTTGCTCTTAACACAAGAAGATGAATAATCCTCCATCAAAAATATATATCAttattcaatttcctttcattttatttattttttatttaattatttcaacattattattattattcaatgtttttctcttttattttatttatctttctaGTTAGCAGCATACATATATAATACTTCGCTTGAAATGCCATGGGTACACGTTAGTATCAATTTCAATAGGAAAACTTTGATGTACGCCTCATCCGCACTCAGATTTTTTGAATGAGAAGGTAGTTTACGTAATGATAAAAGCATCACATGGTTAGTAAGGTTAGAATGGAGTGGAAAGAAAGTGGCGTCAAATATCTTGAGtcccatttccatttccatttgtTGTGTTAATGGCTATCAACCTGGTACTGTTCCTCTTCTTCTCCTTTCTGTTGCTTTTAATGCTCGTGCAATAATTCCAACCCAGTACAAAATGTCAACTCAGAAGGTAGACATACTTTCCCACTCttcaaaaaggaaaaggaaaagagaaccaCCTTCCCCACCTGTATTGCAGACTTGGTTACGGAGGACAAGCTTGTTCACGAGCAGAGCATGTTACCTTTGGATATTAATGTCAGGCATTCTTATCAAGTGGGCCTCACCCATTCAACTTTAGTACATCCACCTAATAGTTAGGTTGAGATATCAAATAGTTCAATCTTTTTGGGGAACATGATAGATAGAATTGTTAGATTTTTGGTTGTCTAGTTGAGAACTAGTTTTCACCATTTAGATGTGATATGGGTAGATGGGCGGTTTCTTGAGAAGAGGGGGTAAAAAACTTCGTTGTAAAAACTGAATGCCACTTCATCTTTGAGTGTGCAGCTAATGAAGATATCCATACTCAATATGAAAACAGTTTGAAGGTGACCAGTAAAATCTACAACATAAAAATTGACATAgaaagaaagttgaaaacagttAACAATGATACTCTTGATCCCATAAACTGATGTGATCAAGATATACAACAGAAAAATTGACATAAAAAGAAACTTGAAAACAGTCTCATATTTACTGATGGTCTCATTcacttcattcattcattcttgtaCAAGGTGGTGTGAAGATGTTTCTTCATAGTGATCTCTTCTAAAATTTAGAGATATAAATTCTACTAAGCACCcataaaataatatttgatgaaGGTACATTAATAACATCTATTACATCACTAGTGATTTAAGAGAGTTCTTTCGCTACTTCTACATGTTGCAAGGACAATAATCTAAGTATTATTGTTAAAGTATCTTCTTACACTGACGTCCCATTTGGGTTGGTCTTCAATGTTAGTTATTTGctttccaataacatttttttaattttttatcatcCTACTAAGGTAACAATTCTTACAATTCTATCCCTTGGCTACTTACTACAAGGGTATAAGAATTTACATACTTCATGATGtccataaaaaaattatttcacaaaataaaaaactATCCAACTATGATTATATAAACAATATGATCAAAAACTATGCATTATTTCTTTAAATCCTTAAGAGCCAAATAAATCTAGTTTTATGTCAATCTCTCATGTCTCTAAAATCTTTTATTTTGAGAAATCATTTCTAAAACTTCCTTTATAGAATCCTTTTGAAGAACATTTAAAAAAATTACCAAATATTTTTTAAATCCTAGATctacaaaaataattataaatcTACAAACCCCAAACTCTAA contains the following coding sequences:
- the LOC131061444 gene encoding subtilisin-like protease SBT1.7, giving the protein MKEWVWILYSLATVASCAIAVSFKDGVDTRTYIVHMSKSHMPSLFNTHELWYSSLVKSLSVDDGGESQSLLYNYDQVLHGFAAKLTGAQAEALEKMEGVLAVHADSVYELHTTHSPQFLGLEGNTGVWVESEGADDVVVGVLDTGVWPESLSFADHGMKPVPSHWKGECESGTAFNASHCNKKLIGARFFCRGYEATQGPVNEVKEFRSPRDQDGHGTHTASTAAGSMVMDASLLGYAKGTARGMAPSARVAVYKVCWVGGCFSSDILAGLERAVEDGVNVLSLSLGGGVVPYYRDGIALGAFAAMEKGIFVSCSAGNAGPDPVSLANVAPWITTVGASTLDRDFPAFVVLGNGARYGGVSLYSGKRLPRGKLLPLIYAANASNGKSSSSNLCLKNTLDPELLKGKIVLCDRGISARVEKGEVVKSLGAAGMILANTAANGEELVADSHLLPAAAVGRRFGDSIRHYVTTSPEPRATIEFKGTILGVKPSPVVAAFSSRGPNPLTPEILKPDVIGPGVNILAAWTGFAGPSELKSDTRVVDFNIVSGTSMSCPHVSGLAALLKGQHPEWSPAAIRSALMTTAYTVDNTKNPLKDVATGNNSTPFDHGSGHVDPHKALTPGLVYDMDMQDYIDYLCALSYTPQQLRIIAKTNVTCSKSKSGLRHRNPGNINYPSFSVMFGVNPNKSSSFSSIRYTRTVTNVGTTGSTYRVAVSSPPGVRIAVRPKTLKFERPNEKLSYTVTFMAARRVAVGPATFGSVTWTDGVHKVRSPVAFSWHS